In one window of Paracoccus saliphilus DNA:
- a CDS encoding hydrogen peroxide-inducible genes activator, whose amino-acid sequence MNITFRQLRYFLALAEQGHFTRAAETIHVTQPALSMQIRALEDMAGGQLVERTPTGIVLTPRGRALADHARRVLATMSGLEQALRQPGQGGRLRLGMIPTVAPYLLPEALPELRASDIGRDLHLREAMTERLLNELESGRLDAAVVATPPENDSMVAVALFTDRFLLAGSSGRIAGFSDRADDLRPQSLDPAQLLLLDEGHCLGDQALEVCGLSRRGGRLDLGAASLSTLCRLAAQGMGLTFLPEIARRQEMAAAPGLAAIRFPDPQPARQVLLMRRASTPADGWFDELADTLRHAGQGLLADDEA is encoded by the coding sequence ATGAATATCACCTTCCGCCAATTGCGATATTTCCTGGCCCTGGCCGAGCAGGGGCATTTCACCCGCGCGGCCGAGACGATCCACGTGACCCAGCCAGCCCTGTCGATGCAGATCCGCGCGCTGGAGGACATGGCGGGCGGGCAACTGGTCGAACGGACGCCGACCGGGATCGTGTTGACACCGCGCGGACGTGCGCTGGCCGATCATGCCCGGCGGGTCCTGGCGACGATGTCCGGGTTGGAGCAGGCCTTGCGCCAACCGGGGCAGGGCGGTCGGTTGCGGCTAGGGATGATCCCGACCGTTGCCCCCTATCTGCTGCCCGAGGCGCTGCCGGAGCTGCGTGCCAGCGACATCGGGCGCGATCTGCATCTGCGCGAGGCGATGACCGAGCGGCTTCTGAACGAATTGGAATCCGGTCGTCTCGATGCCGCGGTCGTGGCCACCCCGCCCGAGAATGACAGCATGGTCGCGGTGGCGCTGTTCACCGATCGCTTCCTGTTGGCAGGCAGTTCCGGCCGTATCGCCGGTTTTTCCGACCGTGCGGACGATCTGCGTCCGCAATCGCTGGATCCGGCGCAGCTTCTGTTGCTGGACGAGGGGCATTGCCTGGGCGATCAGGCGCTGGAAGTCTGCGGGCTGTCTCGCCGGGGAGGACGGTTGGACCTGGGGGCGGCATCGCTTTCGACCCTGTGCCGTCTGGCGGCGCAGGGGATGGGGCTGACCTTCCTGCCCGAGATCGCCCGGAGGCAGGAAATGGCGGCGGCGCCGGGGCTGGCCGCGATCCGCTTTCCCGATCCGCAGCCTGCGCGGCAGGTGCTCTTGATGCGTCGTGCCTCGACCCCGGCGGATGGGTGGTTCGACGAGCTGGCCGATACGTTGCGGCATGCCGGGCAGGGATTGCTTGCCGATGACGAGGCCTAG
- a CDS encoding DUF6477 family protein: MTAFTDITAFHPARAIQPSRRPRSLVRAGLAGQAGWHRRRDLPRLLRSPTCPPAGSALPRLKEEEERLNEARLARVPHYDMQRHVLVMIALMAEIRASPPPVTAPGTAIRARL, from the coding sequence ATGACCGCATTCACCGACATCACGGCCTTCCATCCCGCCAGGGCGATCCAACCGTCGCGCCGTCCACGCAGCCTGGTCCGGGCAGGTCTGGCCGGTCAGGCCGGATGGCATCGCAGACGCGACCTCCCCCGGCTCTTGCGCAGCCCGACCTGTCCCCCGGCGGGCAGTGCCTTGCCGCGCCTGAAGGAAGAGGAAGAACGTCTCAACGAAGCCCGGCTGGCGCGCGTGCCGCATTATGACATGCAGCGGCATGTCCTGGTCATGATCGCCCTGATGGCCGAGATACGCGCATCACCCCCGCCGGTCACCGCCCCCGGAACAGCGATCCGAGCACGCCTCTGA
- the guaD gene encoding guanine deaminase, with product MQQLIRGRVLGFHADPSETDDNHRYIEDGAILIEDGRILAVDEYTVLARPDLAEIDHRPHLIMPGFIDPHIHFPQVQVIASWGAQLLDWLNTYTFPEEARFADPDHATRMAGLFLDQLTAHGTTTGVAFCSVHATSAEALFSAAEARDMAMVAGKVMMDRNAPDSVLDTPQQGYDDSKRLLEKWHGRGRQRYAITPRFAITSTPGQMEATGALVREHPDCHVQTHLSENLEEIEFTLSLYPEARDYLDIYEKYGLLSDKLLLGHSIHLREREIARMAETGSRAVFCPTSNLFLGSGLFDEAGLRAAGIVSGIATDVGGGTSYSMLQTLNEGYKILQLRGQKLHPLQAFHWATRGNALALGMQDRIGTLEPGSDADLVVLDAGATDAMALRMERAEALAEELFILQIMGDDRAIAQVYVAGNPRKPAAQPRNGRQGKSVRDLVESAD from the coding sequence ATGCAACAGTTAATCCGGGGCCGAGTGCTCGGCTTTCATGCCGATCCCTCTGAGACTGACGACAACCACCGCTATATCGAGGACGGTGCCATCCTGATCGAGGATGGCCGCATCCTTGCCGTGGACGAATACACCGTGCTCGCCCGCCCGGATCTGGCCGAGATCGACCACCGCCCGCATCTGATCATGCCGGGCTTCATCGATCCGCATATCCATTTTCCACAGGTGCAGGTGATCGCAAGCTGGGGCGCGCAGCTTCTGGACTGGCTGAACACCTATACCTTCCCCGAAGAGGCGCGTTTCGCCGATCCCGATCACGCCACCCGCATGGCAGGGCTATTTCTCGACCAGCTGACCGCACATGGTACGACAACGGGTGTCGCCTTCTGCTCGGTCCATGCCACCAGTGCCGAGGCGCTGTTCTCCGCCGCCGAGGCGCGAGACATGGCGATGGTTGCGGGCAAGGTGATGATGGACCGTAATGCGCCCGATTCCGTGCTGGACACGCCGCAGCAGGGCTATGACGACAGCAAGCGCCTGTTGGAGAAATGGCACGGGCGGGGCAGGCAGCGATATGCGATCACGCCGCGCTTCGCCATCACCTCGACGCCCGGGCAGATGGAGGCCACCGGCGCGCTGGTGCGCGAGCACCCCGATTGCCATGTCCAGACCCATCTGAGCGAAAATCTCGAAGAAATCGAATTTACCTTGAGCCTGTATCCCGAGGCACGGGATTACCTTGATATCTATGAAAAATACGGGCTGCTATCGGATAAGCTCCTGTTGGGCCATTCGATCCATCTGCGCGAGCGCGAGATCGCCCGGATGGCGGAAACCGGAAGCCGTGCGGTGTTCTGCCCGACCTCGAACCTGTTCCTCGGCTCGGGCCTGTTCGACGAGGCGGGGCTGCGTGCGGCGGGTATCGTCAGCGGTATCGCTACGGATGTCGGCGGCGGCACCAGCTATTCGATGCTGCAGACGCTGAACGAGGGCTACAAGATCCTGCAACTGCGCGGGCAGAAGCTGCACCCGTTGCAGGCCTTCCACTGGGCGACGCGGGGCAATGCGCTAGCCCTGGGGATGCAGGACCGGATCGGCACGCTGGAGCCGGGATCGGATGCCGATCTGGTGGTTCTCGACGCCGGGGCGACCGATGCGATGGCCTTGCGGATGGAGCGGGCGGAGGCATTGGCCGAAGAGCTGTTCATCTTGCAGATCATGGGAGATGATCGCGCCATCGCGCAGGTTTACGTGGCAGGAAACCCAAGAAAGCCTGCCGCCCAACCCAGGAATGGGCGGCAAGGAAAATCGGTCCGGGATCTGGTGGAATCTGCAGACTGA
- the xdhC gene encoding xanthine dehydrogenase accessory protein XdhC, protein MIRVRVISARGSTPRDAGAEMFVGPDRVEGTIGGGQLEYMAIDRARRMLQTGEAQAEMDIPLGPEIGQCCGGRVRLSLDRKPATPQDHPDVLIFGAGHVGRALALALQPLPVNATLIDQRPEELALAASGLQTRLTPLPEAEIRAARPGSAIVILTHDHALDFMLGTEALSRNDLTYIGMIGSATKRSQFNRFARDRGIDPAQLTLPIGAGFSTDKRPAVIAAYTAAELMTRLTATSSSEKYPCNS, encoded by the coding sequence ATGATCCGGGTCCGCGTCATATCGGCCAGGGGCTCGACCCCGCGCGATGCGGGGGCCGAGATGTTCGTCGGTCCGGATCGGGTCGAGGGCACCATTGGTGGCGGTCAGTTGGAATATATGGCCATCGACCGCGCCCGGCGGATGCTGCAAACCGGCGAGGCGCAGGCCGAGATGGATATCCCCCTTGGCCCCGAGATTGGGCAATGTTGCGGAGGACGCGTTCGGCTGAGCCTAGACCGAAAACCCGCGACGCCGCAGGACCATCCCGACGTGCTGATCTTCGGCGCGGGCCATGTCGGTCGGGCACTGGCATTGGCGCTGCAACCGCTGCCGGTCAACGCCACGCTGATCGACCAGCGCCCCGAAGAATTGGCGCTTGCCGCCTCCGGCCTGCAAACCCGTCTGACCCCGCTGCCCGAGGCCGAGATCCGCGCCGCCCGCCCCGGTTCCGCCATCGTCATCCTGACCCATGACCATGCGCTGGATTTCATGCTGGGTACCGAGGCGTTGTCGCGCAATGACCTCACCTATATCGGCATGATCGGCAGCGCCACGAAACGCTCGCAGTTCAACCGCTTCGCCCGCGACCGTGGCATCGATCCCGCGCAACTGACCTTGCCGATCGGCGCGGGGTTCTCAACCGATAAACGCCCGGCGGTGATTGCCGCCTATACCGCCGCCGAGTTGATGACCCGGCTGACCGCAACTTCTTCTTCAGAAAAATATCCATGCAACAGTTAA
- a CDS encoding helicase HerA-like domain-containing protein encodes MAQILDGDAGTIFVGGGGEEYGTPQTMLLKYANRHGMIAGATGTGKTVTLQILAENLSLAGVPVFLADVKGDLAGLSRSGSDQAKLHEAFKKRADTIGLELDYQDFPVTFWDVWGEQGHPVRTTPAEMGPLLLSRLLDLTEAQEGVMNIAFRVADEQGLALADLKDLQAMLVWVGQNSSELSLQYGNVSSASVGAIQRALLVLENQGGDKLFGEPALELADLMRQDQAGKGMINILAADQLMNSPRLYATFLLWLLSELFEQLPEVGDPERPKIAFFFDEAHLLFDDAPKALIEKVEQVARLIRSKGVSVWFISQNPTDIPEDILGQLGNRVQHALRAFTAKDQKALRMAAENYRPNPDFDTAEAIQNVGTGEAVTSLLENKGVPGIVQRTLIRPPFSQLGPVSDSERAEVMKASPMAEKYGKTLDRESAQEILAKRAEEAGAEAEERAPAKADDDLFDMGNEEYKQARRYEPPKPAKPKSSRSSRSDSIAETFGKSLARQLGSRAGKELVRGVLGSLFRGR; translated from the coding sequence ATGGCGCAAATTCTGGATGGTGACGCGGGAACGATCTTCGTGGGCGGCGGCGGAGAGGAATACGGCACGCCGCAGACCATGCTGCTGAAATATGCCAATCGGCATGGCATGATCGCTGGCGCGACCGGGACCGGCAAGACGGTGACCTTGCAGATATTGGCCGAAAACCTGTCGTTGGCCGGGGTGCCGGTCTTCCTGGCCGATGTGAAGGGCGATCTGGCCGGGTTGTCGCGTTCTGGCAGCGACCAGGCCAAGCTGCACGAGGCGTTCAAGAAGCGCGCAGATACGATCGGGCTGGAACTGGATTACCAGGATTTCCCCGTCACCTTCTGGGATGTCTGGGGCGAACAGGGGCATCCCGTCCGCACCACGCCCGCCGAGATGGGGCCGTTGCTGCTGTCGCGCCTGCTGGATCTGACCGAGGCGCAGGAAGGGGTGATGAACATCGCCTTCCGCGTGGCCGACGAGCAGGGGCTGGCGCTGGCGGATCTGAAGGATTTGCAGGCGATGCTGGTCTGGGTCGGGCAGAACTCGAGCGAACTATCGCTGCAATACGGCAATGTCAGCTCGGCCAGCGTGGGGGCGATTCAGCGCGCGCTGCTGGTGCTGGAAAATCAGGGCGGCGACAAGCTGTTCGGGGAACCGGCGCTGGAACTGGCCGACCTCATGCGGCAGGATCAGGCGGGCAAGGGAATGATCAACATCCTCGCCGCCGATCAACTGATGAACTCGCCGCGCCTCTATGCGACCTTCCTGCTGTGGCTGCTGTCGGAGCTGTTCGAACAATTGCCCGAAGTGGGCGATCCCGAGCGCCCCAAGATCGCCTTCTTCTTCGACGAGGCGCATCTGCTGTTCGACGACGCGCCCAAGGCCTTGATCGAGAAGGTCGAGCAGGTCGCGCGGCTGATCCGCTCGAAAGGGGTCAGCGTCTGGTTCATCAGCCAGAACCCGACCGATATTCCCGAGGATATCCTGGGCCAGCTTGGCAACCGGGTGCAACACGCGCTGCGGGCCTTTACCGCCAAGGACCAGAAGGCGCTGCGCATGGCGGCGGAAAATTACCGGCCCAATCCCGATTTCGACACTGCCGAGGCAATCCAGAATGTCGGCACGGGCGAGGCGGTGACCTCGCTGCTGGAAAACAAGGGTGTGCCGGGAATCGTTCAGCGCACGCTGATCCGCCCGCCTTTCAGCCAGCTTGGTCCGGTTTCGGATTCCGAACGGGCCGAGGTCATGAAAGCGTCTCCGATGGCGGAGAAATACGGCAAGACGCTGGACCGGGAATCCGCGCAGGAGATCCTCGCCAAACGCGCCGAGGAAGCCGGAGCCGAGGCGGAGGAGAGGGCGCCCGCCAAAGCGGATGACGACCTGTTCGACATGGGTAACGAGGAATACAAGCAGGCCCGCCGCTATGAGCCGCCAAAGCCGGCGAAGCCGAAATCCTCGCGCTCTTCGCGTTCGGACAGTATCGCCGAGACATTCGGCAAGAGCCTTGCCCGGCAATTGGGCAGCCGCGCCGGCAAGGAACTGGTCAGAGGCGTGCTCGGATCGCTGTTCCGGGGGCGGTGA
- a CDS encoding LysR family transcriptional regulator, translated as MSYLESLRVFVRVIELGSITAGGRDLRLSPAVASNRIKDLENRFGVRLLNRTTRRLTPTEIGRAFYDHARRVIDTLDEAEAMVSSFSGKPQGVIRLTAPLGLGRRLIAPLIPPFCHENPGVEFRLRLSDRNVNIVEDAIDLAFFLGEPADSTLKWRKIADCPRMLVASPEYLAAHGTPEQPEDLADHNCLLLRYPRSPEYFWVLQAPDGPKKMMVSGRFDTDDGDVLTSWALGGEGIANRPFYEVAGDIEAGRLVNVLPDTPPMPAQFGSLTPHRRLQDPKVRMFADYAVRELKKVF; from the coding sequence ATGTCCTATCTTGAAAGTCTGAGAGTCTTTGTCCGCGTGATCGAACTGGGCTCGATCACCGCCGGTGGCAGGGACTTGCGTCTGTCACCCGCCGTTGCCTCGAATCGTATCAAGGATCTTGAAAATCGCTTCGGGGTGCGGCTGCTGAACAGGACCACGCGGCGGCTGACCCCGACCGAGATCGGTCGCGCCTTCTATGACCACGCCCGCCGCGTCATCGACACGCTGGACGAGGCAGAGGCGATGGTCAGCAGCTTTTCGGGCAAGCCGCAGGGGGTGATCCGGCTGACCGCGCCCCTGGGTTTGGGGCGACGATTGATCGCGCCCCTGATCCCGCCGTTCTGTCACGAGAATCCCGGGGTGGAATTTCGCCTGCGCCTATCGGACCGCAACGTGAATATCGTCGAGGACGCCATTGATCTGGCTTTCTTTTTGGGAGAGCCTGCCGATTCCACGCTGAAGTGGCGCAAGATCGCGGATTGCCCAAGGATGCTGGTTGCCTCACCCGAATATCTCGCCGCGCATGGCACGCCGGAACAACCCGAGGATCTGGCCGATCACAACTGCCTTTTGCTGCGATATCCGCGCAGCCCGGAATATTTCTGGGTGCTTCAGGCCCCGGATGGACCGAAGAAGATGATGGTTTCCGGGCGCTTCGATACCGATGACGGGGATGTGCTGACCTCATGGGCGCTTGGCGGAGAGGGAATCGCGAATCGCCCGTTCTATGAAGTGGCCGGTGATATCGAGGCAGGGCGTTTGGTGAATGTTCTTCCCGACACCCCGCCCATGCCGGCCCAATTCGGCAGCCTGACCCCGCATCGGCGCTTGCAGGATCCCAAGGTCCGCATGTTCGCGGATTATGCCGTGCGGGAACTGAAGAAAGTCTTCTGA
- the xdhA gene encoding xanthine dehydrogenase small subunit — MKPELRFLLNDQEIRLTEVGASDTLLDHLRIARRLTGTKEGCAEGDCGACTVLLGRLTEDGLVYEPINACIRFLASCHACHVVTVEHLRGPDGGLHPIQKAMVEHHGSQCGFCTPGIVMSLYGLWMSDPQAGVTQIEEALQGNLCRCTGYEPIVKAALAAGRQGGQAMDALAVERDAVAARLHAMREGRVELSKGDERAIIPADVDDFAAVLEENPDATIVAGATDVGLWVTKFLRDISPAVFIGHLMKGIEVNGDEIRLGAGVTYSEAAPLIAKHIPAAHDYWLRIGGWQVRNMGTIGANIANGSPIGDTPPLLIALGARIVLRKGAVRREVALEDFFIDYGKQDRAPGEFVEEVIIPTRPQAKLAAYKISKRRDSDITAVAAGFCLSVENGIITQAKVAFGGMAAIPKRAAKAEAALTGQPFAADSFDAAARAVAEDFQPLSDWRASAEYRQVIAANLFRRFWLEQSEPDLPVRLQYAVGE, encoded by the coding sequence ATGAAGCCCGAGCTGCGCTTTCTGCTCAACGATCAGGAGATCAGGCTGACCGAGGTCGGGGCCTCGGATACATTGCTGGATCATCTGCGCATCGCCCGTCGCCTGACCGGCACCAAGGAGGGCTGCGCCGAGGGCGATTGCGGCGCCTGCACGGTGTTGTTGGGCCGCTTGACCGAGGATGGGCTGGTCTATGAGCCGATCAATGCCTGCATCCGGTTCCTGGCGTCCTGCCATGCCTGCCATGTCGTCACGGTCGAGCATCTGCGCGGCCCAGACGGCGGTTTGCACCCGATCCAGAAGGCGATGGTCGAGCATCACGGCAGCCAATGCGGCTTCTGCACGCCGGGGATCGTCATGTCGCTTTACGGCTTGTGGATGAGCGATCCGCAGGCGGGTGTGACGCAGATCGAAGAGGCGCTGCAGGGCAATCTCTGCCGCTGCACCGGCTATGAGCCGATCGTGAAGGCCGCCCTGGCTGCCGGGCGGCAGGGCGGGCAGGCGATGGATGCGTTGGCGGTCGAGCGCGACGCGGTGGCGGCACGGCTGCACGCGATGCGCGAGGGCCGGGTCGAGCTGTCCAAGGGCGACGAACGTGCGATCATTCCCGCCGATGTGGACGATTTCGCGGCGGTGCTGGAAGAGAACCCCGATGCGACAATCGTCGCGGGCGCGACCGATGTCGGGCTGTGGGTGACGAAATTCCTGCGCGATATCTCCCCCGCCGTTTTCATCGGCCACCTGATGAAGGGTATCGAGGTGAATGGCGATGAGATCCGCCTCGGCGCGGGCGTGACCTATAGCGAGGCTGCCCCGCTGATCGCCAAGCATATTCCCGCCGCGCATGATTACTGGCTGCGCATTGGCGGTTGGCAGGTCCGCAACATGGGAACCATTGGCGCGAATATCGCCAATGGCTCGCCCATCGGCGACACGCCGCCCCTGCTGATCGCGCTCGGTGCGCGGATCGTGCTGCGCAAGGGTGCTGTGCGGCGCGAGGTGGCGCTGGAGGATTTCTTCATCGACTACGGCAAGCAGGACCGCGCTCCCGGCGAATTCGTCGAAGAGGTCATCATCCCGACACGTCCGCAGGCGAAACTGGCCGCCTACAAGATCTCGAAGCGCCGCGACAGCGACATCACCGCCGTCGCCGCCGGTTTTTGCCTGAGCGTTGAAAATGGTATCATCACGCAGGCGAAGGTCGCATTCGGCGGCATGGCCGCGATTCCCAAACGTGCCGCAAAGGCCGAGGCCGCGCTGACCGGGCAGCCCTTTGCCGCTGACAGCTTCGACGCCGCCGCCCGTGCCGTGGCTGAAGATTTCCAGCCGCTGAGCGATTGGCGGGCCAGCGCCGAATACCGTCAGGTCATCGCCGCCAACCTGTTCCGCCGCTTCTGGCTGGAGCAATCCGAACCCGATCTGCCCGTGCGGCTGCAATACGCGGTGGGAGAATGA
- the xdhB gene encoding xanthine dehydrogenase molybdopterin binding subunit: MKDDTAIKGVAHAETIHDSAIKHVTGRAEYTDDLAEPHGLIHAYLGLAQCAHGRITGMDFTETLAAPGVIGVLTAKDIPGVNDVSPNGKDDDPVFAEEEVKFWGQPVFAVIAETRDQARRAAHMAKIGYEELPFALDPVAARDAGMDYVTEPLTLKRGDAGAGMAAAPRRIKGRFGIGGQDHFYLEGQIAMAVPGEDEDVAVNVSTQHPSEVQHMVAHVLDVPSHSVVVNVRRMGGGFGGKETQMNLFACVAAMAAKKWNRAVKIRPDRDDDMIATGKRHDFVVDYEVGFDDEGHILAVEGDWYARCGFSADLSGPVTDRALFHADNAYYYPDVLLRSHPMRTNTVSNTAFRGFGGPQGVIVAERMIEEIAYALGRDPYEIRQKNLYKNGQLTPYHQEISDQILPRIFEELEASSDYQARRQAVLDWNSKGGVIRKGIALTPVKFGISFTATWFNQAGSLIHVYSDGSIALNHGGTEMGQGLNTKVAQVVAEAFQCDISRIKITRTTTEKVPNTSATAASSGTDLNGMAALDAAEQIKTRLVDFVSERWQAPREDVRFVPGHVVAGETAIPWNEVIKAAYMARIHLSAAGFYKTPKIHWDRATGQGRPFYYFAYGAAVSEVSVDTLTGEYVIDRADVIHDVGRSLNPAIDKGQVEGAFVQGTGWLTCEELWWDDKGQLRTHAPSTYKIPLASDRPRIFNVTLADWSENSERTIKRSKAVGEPPFMLGISVFEAINMAVASVAEYREPARLDAPATPERVLMAVNRLKG; the protein is encoded by the coding sequence ATGAAAGACGATACCGCAATCAAGGGCGTTGCCCACGCCGAAACGATCCACGATTCGGCCATCAAGCATGTCACCGGCCGGGCGGAATATACCGACGATCTGGCCGAGCCTCATGGCCTGATCCATGCCTATCTGGGGCTGGCGCAATGCGCCCATGGCCGGATCACCGGGATGGATTTCACCGAGACGCTGGCCGCGCCCGGGGTGATCGGCGTGCTCACCGCCAAGGATATCCCGGGCGTCAATGATGTCTCGCCCAATGGCAAGGATGACGATCCCGTCTTCGCCGAGGAGGAGGTGAAGTTCTGGGGCCAGCCCGTCTTTGCCGTCATCGCCGAGACTCGCGACCAGGCCCGCCGTGCCGCCCACATGGCCAAGATCGGCTATGAAGAACTGCCCTTCGCACTCGACCCCGTTGCTGCGCGCGACGCCGGGATGGATTACGTGACCGAGCCGCTGACGCTGAAACGCGGCGATGCCGGGGCCGGGATGGCTGCGGCTCCGCGCCGCATCAAGGGACGGTTCGGGATCGGCGGGCAGGATCACTTCTATCTCGAAGGCCAGATCGCCATGGCGGTGCCGGGCGAGGACGAGGATGTCGCAGTCAATGTCTCGACCCAGCATCCAAGCGAGGTGCAGCATATGGTCGCCCATGTGCTGGATGTGCCATCGCATTCGGTGGTCGTGAATGTGCGCCGCATGGGCGGGGGATTCGGCGGCAAGGAGACGCAGATGAACCTATTTGCCTGCGTCGCCGCCATGGCTGCGAAGAAATGGAACCGCGCGGTGAAGATCCGCCCCGATCGCGACGACGACATGATCGCCACTGGCAAGCGCCATGATTTCGTGGTCGATTACGAGGTCGGATTCGACGACGAGGGCCATATCCTGGCCGTCGAGGGCGATTGGTATGCGCGCTGCGGTTTCTCGGCCGATCTATCCGGCCCCGTGACCGACCGGGCGCTGTTCCATGCCGACAACGCCTATTACTACCCCGATGTGCTTCTGCGCAGCCATCCGATGCGCACCAATACCGTCAGCAACACCGCTTTTCGCGGCTTCGGAGGACCGCAAGGCGTCATCGTGGCCGAACGGATGATCGAAGAGATCGCCTATGCGCTTGGCCGCGACCCCTACGAGATCCGGCAGAAGAACCTCTACAAGAACGGGCAATTGACCCCCTATCACCAGGAGATCAGCGACCAGATCCTGCCGCGCATCTTCGAGGAACTCGAAGCGAGCAGCGATTACCAGGCCCGCCGTCAGGCGGTGCTGGACTGGAACTCGAAGGGAGGCGTGATCCGCAAGGGCATCGCGCTGACCCCGGTGAAATTCGGCATCAGCTTTACCGCGACATGGTTCAATCAGGCCGGTTCGCTGATCCATGTCTATTCCGACGGCTCCATCGCGCTGAACCATGGCGGGACCGAGATGGGGCAGGGTCTGAATACCAAGGTCGCGCAGGTCGTGGCCGAGGCCTTCCAATGCGATATCTCGCGCATCAAGATCACCCGGACGACGACCGAGAAGGTGCCGAATACCTCGGCCACCGCGGCCTCATCGGGGACCGATCTGAACGGCATGGCGGCGCTGGACGCAGCCGAGCAGATCAAGACCCGGCTGGTCGATTTCGTTTCCGAGCGTTGGCAGGCCCCGCGAGAGGATGTGCGTTTCGTGCCCGGTCATGTCGTGGCGGGCGAGACGGCGATCCCCTGGAACGAGGTGATCAAGGCCGCCTATATGGCCCGCATCCACCTGTCGGCGGCGGGTTTCTACAAGACGCCCAAGATCCACTGGGACCGCGCTACGGGTCAGGGACGGCCGTTCTATTACTTCGCCTATGGCGCGGCGGTCTCCGAGGTTTCCGTCGATACGCTGACCGGCGAATACGTGATCGACCGCGCCGATGTGATCCACGATGTCGGCCGCAGCCTGAACCCGGCCATCGACAAGGGTCAGGTCGAGGGCGCCTTCGTGCAGGGCACCGGCTGGCTGACCTGCGAGGAGCTCTGGTGGGACGACAAGGGCCAGCTGCGCACGCATGCGCCCTCGACCTACAAGATCCCGCTCGCTTCGGACCGCCCGCGCATCTTCAACGTGACGCTGGCCGACTGGTCGGAAAACAGCGAGCGCACGATCAAGCGGTCCAAGGCCGTGGGAGAGCCGCCCTTCATGCTGGGCATCTCGGTGTTCGAGGCGATCAACATGGCTGTTGCCTCGGTGGCGGAATACCGCGAACCCGCCCGCCTCGACGCCCCCGCCACGCCCGAGCGTGTGCTGATGGCCGTGAACCGGCTGAAGGGATGA
- a CDS encoding DUF6456 domain-containing protein, with product MIQRQNFPATHEVGEPRRQAPGPDTGKPDDVELYLRHIRDGVPIRALARELGCHASTVLRRVRRFEERRDDPLVDAALSARAEAPAAEQDERQFRQVLRRLAEPGAVMVTAKGMEKAIVTRDEIRTAVLDRSMAEAMALRGWVAQSVQGGRIQRYVLVPAGREALRRMLKTGGQDAEDHAGKHRVQGDRIIEDPEDGRRRRTRVNLAESPLLLLARHRDMDGQPFLTPGMVAAGERLREDFELAQMGPRVTQNWEGFLTAGIDVGRNAFGGGSISARDRVAAALRDLGPGLGDVALRICCFLEGMVMTERRLGWTARSGKIVLRLALMRLERHYEERYGKYAPPIG from the coding sequence ATGATCCAGAGACAGAATTTCCCGGCAACCCATGAGGTCGGCGAGCCGCGCCGGCAGGCGCCCGGGCCCGATACTGGCAAACCCGACGACGTGGAGCTTTACCTGCGTCATATCAGGGACGGAGTGCCGATCCGGGCATTGGCGCGCGAACTGGGCTGTCATGCCTCGACCGTGTTGCGCCGCGTCCGCCGCTTCGAGGAACGCCGCGACGATCCGCTGGTTGATGCCGCGCTTTCGGCCCGCGCCGAAGCGCCCGCGGCGGAACAGGATGAGCGGCAGTTCCGGCAAGTGCTGCGCAGGCTGGCCGAGCCGGGGGCGGTGATGGTCACGGCCAAGGGCATGGAGAAAGCCATCGTGACCCGTGACGAGATCCGCACCGCGGTTCTGGATCGGAGCATGGCCGAGGCGATGGCGCTGCGCGGATGGGTGGCGCAATCGGTTCAAGGCGGGCGTATCCAGCGTTATGTGCTGGTCCCTGCGGGGCGCGAAGCCTTGCGGCGAATGCTGAAAACCGGGGGGCAGGATGCAGAGGATCACGCCGGGAAACACCGGGTCCAGGGGGATCGTATCATCGAGGATCCCGAAGATGGCCGCCGCCGCCGAACCCGTGTCAATCTTGCCGAAAGCCCCTTGCTGCTTCTGGCGCGCCATCGTGACATGGATGGGCAGCCCTTCCTGACTCCCGGGATGGTCGCCGCCGGGGAACGTCTGCGCGAGGATTTCGAACTCGCCCAGATGGGCCCCCGCGTCACCCAGAACTGGGAGGGCTTCCTGACTGCCGGCATCGATGTTGGCCGCAACGCTTTCGGGGGCGGGTCGATCTCTGCACGCGATCGGGTGGCGGCGGCGCTGCGCGACCTGGGGCCGGGGCTTGGCGATGTCGCGTTGCGCATCTGCTGCTTTCTCGAAGGAATGGTGATGACCGAGCGGCGTTTGGGCTGGACGGCGCGCTCGGGCAAGATCGTGCTGCGCCTGGCGCTGATGCGGCTCGAACGGCACTACGAGGAACGTTATGGCAAATACGCACCTCCGATCGGTTGA